In Lewinellaceae bacterium, a single window of DNA contains:
- a CDS encoding DUF1801 domain-containing protein: MNDIEAYIAELDGPQQEVMDYLHRLMASYPEVTAKIRYKIPFYYRRSWICYLNLTKDGGVELAFTRGNELSNEQGLLDARGRKQVSGAVFYQLKDIPEEALHEVLQEAFLLDEEVPYGVRRKR; the protein is encoded by the coding sequence ATGAACGATATCGAAGCCTACATCGCCGAGTTGGACGGCCCGCAGCAGGAGGTCATGGACTACCTGCACCGGCTGATGGCCTCCTATCCCGAAGTTACGGCAAAAATCCGTTACAAGATTCCTTTTTACTACCGCCGAAGCTGGATTTGCTACCTCAACCTCACCAAAGACGGTGGCGTTGAGCTGGCCTTCACCCGCGGCAACGAGCTGAGCAACGAGCAGGGGCTGCTCGACGCCCGGGGGCGCAAGCAAGTGTCCGGCGCCGTCTTTTATCAACTGAAAGACATTCCTGAAGAGGCGCTGCACGAAGTGCTGCAGGAGGCTTTTTTGCTGGATGAGGAGGTTCCGTACGGGGTGCGCAGAAAGCGTTGA
- a CDS encoding c-type cytochrome, translating into MRKILTFGIIITFIGCNAYRELPGGKVDDNWKVKQLPASPQQEGGDPQAGLDYLIYGDYIGSGIPYDFFKKKMSNQPDTVLRREGDNANVGYGATVFAAPNGVKVVNGNCFTCHAGELNGEVVLGLGNSFSDYRKNLKPMAKLMRFGVDLKYKKESEEWRAFEDFSNFFGEMAPYIQTNQPGANPAFRLAEACMNHRNPADLTYQEKPNYDMMDYTIATDVPPLWNVKKKNALYYNGVGRGDFTKLLFQASVLGIPDSAAARQAVMHFKDVVAWLQELEPPSYPAPVDEQLAAKGEAVFNEHCSKCHGTYGESESYPNKLVSLALVKTDPLYANYAFNSGIIEWYNNSWFANTAPRSYFEPSLGYVAPPLDGIWASAPYLHNGSVPTVEALLNSPIRPAYWSRSGRSDDYNHRELGWNYSTLEKPEGGWAFDTTLPGYSNKGHYFGDKLPEEERKAVIEYLKTL; encoded by the coding sequence ATGAGAAAGATACTGACATTCGGCATTATCATCACGTTCATCGGCTGCAATGCCTACCGCGAGTTGCCCGGCGGCAAAGTAGACGACAACTGGAAAGTCAAGCAGCTACCCGCCTCTCCACAGCAGGAAGGCGGCGACCCGCAAGCCGGGCTCGACTACCTGATCTACGGCGATTACATCGGCTCGGGAATACCCTACGATTTTTTCAAAAAGAAAATGAGCAACCAGCCCGATACGGTACTGCGCCGCGAGGGGGACAACGCCAACGTCGGCTACGGCGCAACGGTGTTTGCCGCTCCCAACGGCGTAAAGGTGGTCAACGGCAACTGCTTCACCTGCCACGCCGGCGAGCTCAACGGCGAGGTAGTCCTGGGGCTGGGCAACAGCTTTTCCGACTACCGCAAGAACTTAAAGCCCATGGCCAAATTGATGCGCTTCGGAGTCGATCTGAAATATAAAAAGGAATCCGAAGAATGGCGGGCTTTTGAAGATTTTTCCAATTTCTTTGGCGAAATGGCGCCCTATATTCAAACCAACCAGCCCGGCGCCAACCCCGCTTTCCGCCTGGCGGAAGCCTGCATGAATCACCGCAACCCCGCCGACCTGACCTACCAGGAGAAGCCCAACTACGACATGATGGACTACACCATCGCCACCGACGTGCCGCCCCTTTGGAATGTAAAGAAGAAAAATGCACTGTATTACAACGGCGTCGGCAGGGGAGATTTCACCAAGCTGCTTTTCCAGGCTTCGGTGCTGGGCATTCCGGACAGCGCTGCCGCCCGGCAGGCAGTCATGCATTTTAAAGACGTAGTGGCCTGGCTCCAGGAACTGGAACCGCCCTCCTACCCTGCCCCGGTTGACGAACAACTGGCGGCCAAAGGCGAAGCGGTTTTCAACGAACACTGCAGCAAATGCCACGGCACTTACGGGGAATCAGAAAGCTACCCCAACAAGCTCGTCTCGCTTGCTCTGGTGAAAACGGACCCCTTGTACGCCAATTACGCCTTCAATTCCGGCATTATTGAATGGTACAACAACAGCTGGTTCGCCAACACAGCGCCCCGCTCTTACTTCGAGCCCAGCCTGGGCTACGTGGCCCCGCCCCTCGACGGCATCTGGGCCAGCGCCCCCTACCTGCACAACGGCTCGGTGCCTACCGTCGAAGCCCTGCTCAACAGCCCCATCCGCCCTGCCTACTGGAGCCGCAGCGGGCGCAGCGATGATTACAACCACCGGGAGCTGGGCTGGAACTACAGCACCCTGGAAAAACCGGAGGGCGGCTGGGCTTTCGATACAACTTTGCCTGGCTACAGCAATAAAGGCCACTATTTTGGCGATAAATTGCCGGAGGAGGAAAGGAAAGCAGTGATCGAGTATTTGAAGACTTTGTAG
- a CDS encoding translocation/assembly module TamB domain-containing protein, producing MIKWQKIARKTGRILGIILGGLVLLLLAIWIAIQRPAVQQFVAGKVTRSLSSRLQTPFSIQNIELKFFNRVLLEGVYIEDLRGDTLLYAGRLEARLSLFAPFRQELEVEGIHLGNTVANLKRGPDSLYNFQFIVDAFSSSEPDTSQAPSPWKFNIKKIDVTETRFSLVDSISHSSLYFKVGDFSGAIRKMNLAEQRIDIGKMYLKDSYCDFATRPAPGGISPTPSDTAASLEFPFPGWAMTAEQLEVQGMHFAYDDFSRPPGPAGQFDPSHLHLEDIWIDISAFSWMDTALSASVRQLALREMNGFELRQLAGDLHVSPTGISLSALTLETPGSRLASLSAQLRFPEFASLSNFIDEVDMEAELSPSFFAMDDIRYWAGPLPYIKAGYEGKARLSGKLQGKVANLSTSQLIAALDGALQLQLSGRIRGLPETEALDFGVNIVGLQASYHGLSQATEGLGLPSGLARMGTIRLNGYLGGRLDSLFTRGLKIRTGGYSFFAGKATAIGLPDAEKARFQLDIDDLRTQPSELMGFVEGGLPQPLAALGKMQYRGRFEGTIHDFKLAGRLQTEQGRLEEDFTIQFNDAYSNASYEGQLALSDLGLGAMLGDTSAFGPATLKLEAAGSGLSVDSLSARVNASVQSIAFRNYEYRDIQIAGNFEQRQFEGKVNVDDPHLCFQFDGLADLNDSIPEFDFTLQLDTAELAYLNLYPSALRLSARLEARLKGDNLDNLSGSAALRRLAVADGKYKYFADSLTLNAFEQTSGHRVVDFQSDIAKARLEGNYRIGELSGLLLEFVDGFFPIKRLVRQDSIPDSLLVAPRYVSQDFQFSASLSHPVRLSRIFLPELQMLDTASFQGRFNSEERRLEFAGEAPMLQYNGLQLDSLRLSVKGSPGGIDNKLSIRNLQSEGQALLAYSEASARLFGDSLVFTVDMRDDTAGHKLGLRGMVAAPEERFHLQLFGPLVLNGYDWGIPENNDIAFAPGYLNVKNLKFARNRQEFRIQSRDTKEDEDFAPIDVAFSQFRLVELSRLAGLDEQFLTGALNGQVTISRPDTVYRYEANLDIRQLMVDSQQLGELALYAAPSPDQEELMMNARLSGEQNAFALAGRYGLKNSQLGFNLKVERLQMALADLFAGGAISNSRGTLRGELEMGGTVDKPEITGMISLDSVSTFVEYLQSRYLVPRHTIRFRENSVDIGRMELLDSDNRKAILEGQITHRYLDDIQLGLQFTAPAFQVLNTGPKDNDLFYGKILVSIDARINGPLGAPAINVYTKTLPGTQLTALPLSEEEAIVQEGFILYGKPSEYQSDSSQAETYQTTLLGYELSLQLELTPDAELIAIIDPATGDKLTARGRANLAVEMDRSGRLSTTGDIYLTEGSYFFNYEGLVKRTFQIRQGSHVFLPGDPLEARFDITAQYTARTSAYELISQQAGLGAEEARAAKRKTDVLILMDLKGTLSEPEITFDIQLPDSQASAIAATVEAKLAQLRENGNELNKQVFGLLLFNSFIAEQSGSATLAAAGENIALSSVSNLVSNQLNRLANQYVKGVNLELRLDSYRTAAGEEGTASTATDVGLGLSKQLFDDRLSIQVGGTVGLGNQSGPEEFSSLSSEFLLEYKLTEDGRYRVRVFRRPDYDIIKTSNTVRTGVSILYKKSFGGTQPQRDTTKTGQ from the coding sequence TTGATAAAATGGCAGAAAATAGCGCGAAAAACCGGCAGGATACTCGGCATCATCCTGGGGGGATTAGTATTGCTTTTATTGGCCATCTGGATTGCCATACAGCGGCCGGCCGTGCAACAATTTGTCGCCGGCAAGGTTACCCGGAGCCTTTCCAGCCGCCTGCAAACCCCCTTTTCCATCCAAAACATAGAACTGAAATTTTTCAACCGGGTGCTTTTGGAAGGCGTCTACATTGAAGACCTCAGGGGAGACACGCTGCTTTATGCCGGCCGCCTGGAGGCCCGCCTCAGCCTGTTTGCTCCTTTCCGGCAGGAACTGGAAGTCGAGGGCATACACCTGGGCAATACGGTAGCCAACCTGAAACGCGGCCCGGACAGCCTTTACAATTTCCAGTTCATCGTCGACGCCTTCAGCAGTTCTGAGCCGGATACCAGCCAGGCGCCCTCTCCCTGGAAATTCAACATAAAAAAGATCGATGTCACGGAGACGAGGTTCAGCCTGGTGGACTCCATCAGCCACAGCAGCCTGTACTTTAAAGTGGGAGATTTCTCCGGCGCCATCCGCAAAATGAACCTTGCGGAACAAAGGATCGATATCGGGAAGATGTACCTGAAGGACAGCTATTGCGACTTTGCCACCCGCCCCGCACCAGGCGGCATCAGCCCTACCCCATCCGATACGGCCGCCAGCCTGGAATTCCCCTTCCCAGGCTGGGCGATGACCGCGGAGCAACTTGAAGTTCAAGGCATGCATTTCGCCTATGATGATTTCAGCCGCCCCCCCGGCCCCGCCGGGCAGTTCGACCCTTCCCACCTGCATCTGGAGGACATTTGGATCGACATCAGCGCCTTTAGCTGGATGGATACCGCCCTCTCCGCTTCGGTCCGCCAACTGGCGCTAAGAGAGATGAACGGCTTCGAACTCCGGCAACTCGCAGGGGACCTTCATGTAAGCCCAACCGGCATTAGCCTTTCGGCGCTAACATTGGAAACGCCCGGCAGCCGGCTGGCTTCCCTTTCCGCCCAACTGCGATTCCCTGAATTCGCCAGCCTGTCCAACTTCATCGATGAGGTGGATATGGAAGCAGAGCTTTCCCCTTCTTTTTTCGCTATGGATGACATCCGCTACTGGGCCGGCCCGCTACCCTACATAAAAGCCGGCTACGAAGGCAAAGCCAGGCTGAGCGGCAAGCTCCAGGGCAAAGTGGCCAATTTGTCAACCTCGCAACTTATCGCCGCCCTCGACGGCGCCCTGCAACTTCAGCTCAGCGGCAGAATCCGCGGACTGCCGGAAACAGAAGCGCTGGATTTCGGCGTAAACATTGTCGGGTTGCAAGCCTCCTACCATGGCCTGAGCCAGGCAACGGAAGGACTGGGCCTGCCTTCCGGGCTGGCCCGCATGGGCACCATCCGCCTCAATGGATACCTAGGCGGGCGCCTCGATAGCCTTTTCACCCGCGGCCTTAAAATCCGTACGGGCGGTTACTCTTTTTTTGCCGGCAAAGCCACGGCTATTGGCCTGCCGGACGCAGAAAAGGCTCGCTTCCAGCTCGACATTGACGACCTTCGCACCCAACCTTCCGAATTAATGGGTTTTGTAGAAGGCGGGCTCCCCCAGCCCCTTGCCGCACTGGGGAAAATGCAATACCGCGGCCGGTTCGAGGGTACAATCCACGACTTTAAACTGGCCGGGCGGCTGCAAACCGAACAGGGGCGGCTGGAAGAGGATTTTACCATTCAATTCAATGATGCCTACAGCAACGCCTCCTACGAGGGGCAGCTTGCCCTCTCAGATTTGGGGCTAGGCGCCATGCTGGGCGACACCAGCGCTTTTGGGCCCGCCACCCTCAAGCTGGAAGCAGCCGGCAGCGGCCTTTCCGTAGATAGCCTCTCAGCCAGGGTGAACGCCAGCGTACAGTCCATCGCCTTCCGCAACTACGAGTATCGCGATATTCAGATCGCCGGAAATTTTGAACAGCGCCAGTTCGAAGGCAAGGTCAATGTAGACGACCCTCACCTCTGCTTTCAGTTTGACGGCCTTGCCGACCTGAACGACAGTATTCCCGAATTTGACTTTACCCTTCAGTTGGATACAGCTGAACTGGCCTACCTCAACCTTTACCCCAGTGCCTTGCGGCTGAGCGCCCGGCTGGAAGCCCGCCTTAAGGGCGACAACCTGGACAACCTCTCCGGTTCTGCTGCGCTTCGCCGGTTGGCCGTAGCGGATGGAAAGTACAAATATTTTGCAGACAGCCTCACCCTCAACGCCTTCGAACAAACCTCCGGCCACCGGGTGGTGGACTTCCAGTCTGACATTGCCAAAGCCCGGCTCGAAGGCAACTACCGGATCGGAGAATTATCCGGCCTGCTCCTGGAATTCGTCGATGGATTTTTCCCCATCAAGCGCCTGGTCCGGCAGGACAGCATTCCCGACAGCCTGCTGGTAGCCCCCCGGTACGTTAGCCAGGATTTCCAGTTTTCGGCCAGCCTCTCCCACCCGGTTCGCCTTTCCCGCATCTTTTTGCCGGAACTGCAGATGCTGGATACCGCCAGCTTCCAGGGCCGGTTCAACAGCGAAGAGCGCCGGCTGGAGTTTGCCGGCGAAGCGCCGATGTTGCAGTACAACGGATTGCAACTGGACAGCCTACGGCTTTCGGTGAAGGGCTCCCCGGGAGGTATAGACAACAAATTGTCTATACGAAACCTCCAAAGCGAGGGGCAGGCGCTACTGGCTTATAGCGAGGCGTCCGCCCGTCTGTTCGGAGACAGCCTCGTCTTCACGGTCGATATGCGGGATGATACCGCCGGGCATAAACTGGGCCTCCGGGGAATGGTGGCAGCTCCCGAAGAACGATTTCACCTGCAGCTTTTCGGGCCTTTGGTACTCAACGGGTACGATTGGGGCATACCGGAAAACAACGACATTGCCTTCGCCCCTGGCTACCTGAACGTAAAGAACCTGAAGTTTGCCCGCAACCGGCAGGAATTTCGAATTCAAAGCCGGGATACTAAGGAAGATGAAGACTTCGCTCCTATCGATGTGGCGTTCAGCCAGTTTCGGCTGGTGGAGCTTTCCCGGTTAGCGGGGCTGGACGAACAATTCCTCACCGGCGCACTGAACGGGCAGGTAACCATCAGCCGCCCCGATACCGTTTACCGTTATGAAGCCAACCTGGACATTCGCCAGTTGATGGTCGACAGCCAGCAGTTAGGCGAACTGGCTCTTTACGCTGCTCCCAGCCCGGACCAGGAGGAGCTGATGATGAACGCCCGGCTCTCCGGCGAGCAAAACGCGTTCGCCCTCGCCGGCAGGTATGGCCTGAAGAACAGCCAGCTGGGTTTCAACCTTAAGGTAGAACGGCTGCAAATGGCCCTGGCCGACCTTTTTGCCGGCGGCGCGATCAGCAACAGCCGCGGCACGCTCCGGGGCGAATTGGAAATGGGGGGTACGGTAGACAAACCGGAAATAACAGGCATGATAAGCCTCGACAGTGTTTCGACCTTTGTCGAATACCTTCAATCGCGATACCTGGTGCCCAGGCATACCATCCGGTTCCGGGAAAATAGCGTCGATATCGGGCGAATGGAATTGCTGGATTCCGATAACCGCAAAGCCATTTTGGAGGGGCAAATTACCCACCGGTATCTCGACGACATTCAGTTGGGCCTTCAGTTTACAGCTCCTGCCTTCCAGGTGCTCAATACCGGGCCCAAGGACAACGACCTTTTCTATGGAAAGATACTGGTGAGCATAGACGCCAGGATCAACGGCCCGCTCGGCGCCCCCGCCATCAACGTTTACACCAAAACACTGCCCGGAACGCAGCTCACCGCACTTCCGCTCAGCGAAGAAGAGGCCATCGTGCAGGAAGGCTTCATCCTCTACGGCAAGCCTTCCGAATATCAGAGTGACTCCAGCCAGGCGGAAACCTATCAAACCACCCTTTTGGGGTATGAACTCAGCCTTCAACTGGAGCTCACCCCCGACGCCGAGCTGATCGCCATCATCGATCCTGCCACCGGCGACAAGCTGACTGCCCGCGGCAGGGCCAACCTCGCCGTGGAAATGGACCGGAGCGGCCGCCTGAGCACTACCGGAGACATCTACCTGACCGAAGGAAGCTATTTCTTCAATTATGAAGGCCTGGTGAAGCGTACTTTTCAGATCAGGCAGGGCAGCCACGTGTTTCTGCCCGGCGACCCGCTGGAAGCCCGTTTTGACATCACCGCTCAGTATACGGCCCGCACCTCTGCCTACGAACTGATCAGCCAGCAGGCAGGCCTCGGCGCCGAGGAAGCCAGGGCTGCCAAACGCAAGACGGATGTGCTGATTTTAATGGACCTCAAAGGCACCTTATCCGAACCAGAGATCACCTTTGACATCCAACTGCCGGATAGCCAGGCCAGCGCCATAGCCGCCACGGTGGAGGCCAAGCTTGCACAGCTCCGCGAAAACGGCAATGAGCTCAACAAGCAGGTGTTCGGGCTCCTCCTATTCAACTCTTTTATTGCGGAACAAAGCGGAAGCGCCACCCTGGCAGCAGCCGGCGAGAACATTGCCCTGTCGAGCGTGAGCAACCTGGTCTCGAACCAGCTCAACCGCCTGGCCAACCAATACGTAAAAGGCGTAAACCTGGAATTGCGGCTGGATTCTTACCGCACGGCAGCCGGCGAAGAAGGAACCGCCAGCACGGCCACCGACGTGGGCCTGGGTTTGTCCAAACAACTCTTCGACGACCGCCTGTCGATACAGGTGGGCGGAACGGTGGGCCTGGGAAATCAATCGGGGCCGGAAGAATTTTCGTCCCTGTCCAGTGAATTCCTGCTGGAATACAAACTGACCGAAGACGGGCGGTACCGGGTGCGGGTGTTCCGGCGGCCTGACTACGACATCATTAAAACCAGCAATACGGTCCGTACCGGAGTTAGTATCCTGTATAAAAAATCGTTCGGGGGCACCCAACCGCAGCGCGACACTACAAAAACCGGCCAATGA
- a CDS encoding BamA/TamA family outer membrane protein, translating into MMKLSILQYVFCLALIASSLACNPTRRIPEGQLLYRGAEVEFVGAPPEQQKDIKARILEMARPEPNEKLLGLYPRIGIYNTFANKKKGAGKWLRDKLGKAPVTYSPELAERSRLKMEKYLKDNGYLQASIQQDTLVKHKKAAALYKVRAGARYTVGAVDWPADSSSLQPLLAQQKAKSLLKPGMPYQLNQLEEERSRLAQAGIEQGFFGLSSENFYYYLDSTFAQRQVGLYLRVAPPQDGRPLRCHYIGRTIVYPTYLLDEQSGNSRMDTFEMDEFRFIQSQDFVRLPVLKRAILQREGALYVHSLQQKTVNRLLGLGPFKFVNLKYQLREEQDSLFLDRQLFLTPSLTQDFSAELEASSLESNSLGSALNINYTHRNFLGGAENFSLDLSTGVLTQLGKDVRFINSFDVSLEGRLSFPSLLVPFGLIRPERAWQARSTAALGSGFERRATQYTLQSFRGKFAYQWQPGSLQQHELSPLQLTWVNTRNTSPEFDERLAANPRLRASFGNYFIASAAYQFNYSEQKPQQREDYFFLQARAEAAGNLSYGLSSLLKAGQKKPYEFFGVPFAQFLRLEADARYHHYLNQGSWIVRANIGAAIPYGNSEAIPYIRQFFVGGANSLRAFKLRELGPGSNTDGFSAGQGVSDQTGDIKLELNAEYRFPLFSYLQGAVFADAGNIWLAGQTAENPGPGDGLFEWNNFYREIAAGAGLGIRLDITYFVLRLDIAFPLRRPFAGEGFRWVIDQISFGSRRWRQENLVLNLALGYPF; encoded by the coding sequence ATGATGAAGCTGTCCATCCTGCAATACGTTTTCTGCCTGGCGCTGATCGCCTCCAGCCTGGCCTGCAACCCCACCCGGCGGATACCGGAAGGGCAATTGCTGTACCGGGGCGCCGAGGTTGAATTTGTGGGCGCCCCGCCGGAGCAGCAAAAAGACATAAAAGCCCGGATACTGGAAATGGCGCGCCCCGAGCCCAACGAAAAGCTGCTCGGCCTCTATCCCCGAATCGGCATTTACAACACTTTTGCCAACAAGAAAAAAGGAGCCGGGAAATGGCTGCGCGACAAGTTGGGAAAGGCGCCCGTCACCTATAGCCCTGAATTGGCGGAGCGAAGCCGCCTGAAGATGGAAAAATACCTCAAAGACAACGGCTACCTGCAGGCCAGTATTCAGCAGGATACCCTGGTGAAACACAAAAAGGCGGCCGCCCTGTACAAGGTGAGGGCGGGGGCGCGCTACACCGTCGGAGCGGTCGACTGGCCGGCAGACAGCAGTTCTTTGCAGCCTCTGCTGGCGCAACAGAAAGCAAAAAGCCTGCTGAAACCAGGAATGCCCTATCAGCTCAACCAATTGGAAGAGGAACGGAGCAGGCTGGCGCAAGCCGGCATCGAACAAGGCTTCTTCGGGCTGAGCAGTGAAAATTTTTATTACTACCTCGACTCTACCTTCGCCCAGCGCCAGGTAGGCCTTTACCTCCGGGTAGCGCCGCCCCAGGATGGGCGGCCGTTGCGCTGCCATTACATCGGGCGGACCATTGTCTATCCGACTTACCTGCTGGATGAGCAGAGCGGAAACAGCAGGATGGACACCTTTGAAATGGACGAATTCCGGTTCATACAGTCCCAGGATTTTGTCCGGCTGCCGGTGTTGAAGCGCGCAATCCTGCAGCGGGAAGGAGCCCTGTACGTCCATTCGCTCCAACAAAAAACGGTCAACCGCCTCCTGGGCCTGGGGCCTTTTAAGTTTGTCAACCTGAAGTATCAGCTGCGGGAAGAACAGGACAGCCTGTTCCTGGACCGCCAGTTGTTTCTAACCCCGAGCCTCACCCAGGATTTTTCAGCAGAGCTGGAAGCCAGCTCTCTGGAAAGCAATTCCCTCGGTTCGGCGCTCAACATCAATTACACGCACCGCAATTTCCTGGGTGGAGCCGAAAATTTTTCATTAGACCTTTCCACCGGCGTACTGACTCAACTGGGAAAAGACGTCCGGTTTATCAACTCTTTCGATGTATCGCTGGAAGGGCGGCTGAGCTTTCCCAGCCTGCTGGTCCCCTTCGGCCTGATCCGCCCGGAGCGCGCGTGGCAAGCCCGGTCCACGGCTGCGTTGGGAAGTGGGTTCGAACGGCGGGCTACCCAGTACACGCTGCAGTCCTTTCGAGGGAAATTTGCCTACCAATGGCAACCCGGCAGCTTGCAGCAGCACGAGTTGTCTCCGCTGCAGCTCACCTGGGTCAATACCCGCAATACCTCACCGGAATTTGATGAACGGCTGGCGGCCAACCCGAGGTTGCGGGCCAGTTTTGGCAACTATTTCATTGCCAGCGCCGCCTATCAATTCAATTATAGCGAGCAAAAGCCTCAACAGCGCGAGGATTACTTCTTCCTCCAGGCGCGCGCCGAGGCGGCGGGCAACCTCTCCTACGGCCTGTCGAGCTTGCTTAAAGCCGGCCAGAAAAAGCCATACGAATTCTTTGGCGTGCCGTTCGCGCAGTTTTTGCGCCTGGAAGCCGATGCCCGGTACCACCATTACCTCAACCAGGGAAGCTGGATCGTACGCGCCAATATAGGAGCTGCCATTCCTTATGGCAACTCGGAAGCCATCCCCTATATCCGGCAGTTTTTTGTAGGCGGCGCGAACAGTTTGCGCGCTTTTAAACTCCGGGAGCTGGGCCCGGGCAGCAATACCGATGGATTTTCCGCCGGCCAGGGCGTCAGCGACCAAACCGGAGACATTAAGCTGGAGCTGAATGCCGAATACCGCTTTCCCCTGTTCAGCTACCTGCAGGGCGCTGTTTTTGCCGATGCCGGCAACATCTGGCTGGCCGGGCAAACGGCCGAAAATCCAGGCCCCGGCGACGGCCTTTTTGAATGGAACAACTTCTACCGGGAGATTGCAGCCGGCGCCGGATTAGGCATAAGGCTGGACATTACCTACTTCGTCCTGCGGCTCGATATTGCCTTCCCCCTGCGCCGGCCGTTCGCCGGCGAGGGCTTCCGATGGGTAATCGATCAGATCAGCTTCGGCTCCCGGCGCTGGCGGCAGGAAAACCTGGTGCTCAACCTGGCTCTGGGATATCCGTTCTGA
- a CDS encoding arginine-tRNA-protein transferase produces the protein MFAEKHYPEVMIPEELDAYLAKGWYRMGQTIFTTHFLCFGRSFYSAIWIRLPLQGYQFRKSLRKAFRRNQQRFRHRVGPASITPEKEQLYRRYKASFPGILAPSLKDSLLDGEDYNIYNTYEVAVYEGSKLVALSFFDLGKDSAASIMGAYDPACAKHSLGFYTMLLEIDFCLQRGLQFFYPGYVVPGYSRFDYKLRIGRVEDIEYYDLHSHGWKPYGQLTAAEVPLKKMETRLDDMQKFLVNNNLWSQKLYYPLFEANLFGFWHAPYFDYPVFLLCSPRLNSNSYLMAVYNPREDNFQLLRCSLFDDLQFYFNEAYTDSFDRRKHFLELVVREEVLATSSRPAEILQAF, from the coding sequence ATGTTTGCAGAGAAGCATTACCCGGAAGTGATGATACCCGAAGAACTCGATGCCTACCTGGCGAAAGGCTGGTACCGCATGGGGCAAACCATCTTTACCACCCACTTCCTGTGTTTTGGGCGCTCCTTCTATTCCGCCATCTGGATTCGCCTGCCGCTGCAGGGTTACCAGTTTCGCAAAAGCCTGCGCAAAGCCTTCCGCCGCAACCAGCAGCGCTTTCGGCACAGGGTAGGGCCGGCTTCCATCACCCCGGAAAAAGAACAGCTCTACCGCCGGTACAAGGCTTCCTTCCCGGGCATCCTCGCTCCTTCGCTGAAAGACTCCCTGCTGGATGGGGAAGACTACAACATTTACAATACCTATGAAGTGGCTGTCTACGAGGGCAGCAAACTGGTGGCCCTCAGTTTTTTCGACCTTGGAAAGGACAGCGCCGCCAGTATCATGGGCGCTTATGACCCCGCCTGCGCCAAACACAGCCTCGGTTTTTATACCATGCTCCTGGAGATCGATTTCTGCCTTCAACGCGGCCTGCAGTTTTTCTATCCCGGTTATGTCGTGCCGGGTTACAGCCGCTTCGACTACAAACTCAGGATCGGCAGGGTGGAAGACATCGAATACTACGACCTCCACAGCCACGGCTGGAAACCCTACGGCCAACTCACGGCAGCGGAGGTGCCCCTCAAAAAGATGGAAACCCGGCTGGATGACATGCAAAAGTTTCTGGTCAACAACAACCTCTGGAGCCAGAAACTGTACTACCCGCTTTTCGAGGCCAATTTGTTCGGATTCTGGCACGCTCCTTATTTTGACTATCCGGTCTTCCTGCTTTGCTCGCCCCGGCTCAACTCCAACAGCTACCTGATGGCGGTCTACAACCCCCGCGAAGACAACTTTCAGCTCCTGCGTTGCTCCCTCTTCGACGATCTCCAGTTCTACTTCAACGAGGCCTATACGGATTCCTTCGACCGTCGGAAACACTTCCTCGAACTGGTCGTCCGGGAGGAAGTGCTGGCTACTAGCTCCCGGCCGGCGGAAATCCTGCAGGCTTTTTAG